From the Argopecten irradians isolate NY chromosome 13, Ai_NY, whole genome shotgun sequence genome, one window contains:
- the LOC138306003 gene encoding fibrinogen-like protein A: protein MDTPDGPWTVIQNRESNDVNFYRSWNDYKTGFGDLNGNFWLGNDAIHYLSTIASVLRINLVTWMGDERYAEYSTFKVENETDNYALTASGFSGTAWSDAMGFHTGHQFSTYDNDNDVWKFNCAVKYRGGWWYRSCNSANLNGGIYYNGTDNYKAVAWNYLYEGIRHSHIMKTRMLLKRPHN from the exons ATGGATACTCCTGATGGCCCCTGGACG GTGATACAGAACAGAGAGAGCAATGATGTCAATTTCTACCGGTCTTGGAACGACTACAAAACAGGATTTGGTGATCTTAACGGCAATTTCTGGCTCG GAAATGATGCTATCCACTACCTTTCGACCATTGCCTCTGTCCTACGCATTAACTTAGTGACATGGATGGGGGATGAGAGGTATGCGGAATATTCCACATTCAAAGTTGAGAATGAGACAGACAACTACGCACTCACTGCCTCTGGATTTTCCGGAACCGCCTGGA GTGACGCCATGGGCTTTCACACCGGACACCAGTTCTCCACTTACgacaatgataatgatgtatGGAAATTTAACTGTGCGGTAAAATATCGAGGCGGCTGGTGGTATAGGAGCTGTAACAGCGCAAACCTAAACGGCGGAATATACTACAACGGCACTGACAACTATAAGGCGGTGGCCTGGAATTATCTCTATGAAGGCATCAGACATTCTCACATAATGAAGACTAGAATGCTGCTGAAACGTCCTCATAATTAA